The following DNA comes from Triticum aestivum cultivar Chinese Spring chromosome 3D, IWGSC CS RefSeq v2.1, whole genome shotgun sequence.
AGGACATAAAAGCGAAGTGAAATACATTTGTTTCTCCAGTGCCCCTCAGTTTATACGTGATTTAAATTATTTCTTTAGCTCTATAAAAATTATATTAATATGTAGTGATAACGGAAAAAATGACCCTCAATGGAAAAATTAAAATTCAGAGAGAAAATATCTTAGGAAAAATATCATGGCAACTTTATTCAAAAGGGGCCTAAAGTATATTGGACATTAATGCACACATGCTAGAATCTATCCACCATATGCAAGAATTTTGATTCCAATAAGCAAAGGAGAAAGCACTTTTATTGCTAGTTGTGGGATATATATAGATGCTTGTTTGAACTTGACAGGGCAAGCAAAAGTATTCCCTCCAAAATAAGAAGGGGCTGGCCGAGAGGGACACCAGGCCACCACGGAATCACATAAGAAAAAGTGTGACACGTGACCGCGTGATCGGGCGGAACACGAATCTTGAAGAAATATCTGGGGTTCACATCACCATCGAGACCACCAGGAAAGCGTGCGGGAAGACGGTGGTGAAAGTAGACGTGCCACGGGTGAAGACGGTGGTGAAAATCAATTTCTCCGATGTTAATCCAGAAACACCAAAATATCCAACATGGCCTTATAAGTTGGGTTATGTAAGACAAAGCCCTATAATTAGTAAACAAAAATTTATTCCAaagaaaaacatctcaaaactaaaGAGATGAATCAAGCCATGTAGTCAAACATTTTCCATGTCCATGGTCGCATACGAAAATATCTATGGGACCTCATAAAAAGCCTCGGGATTTAAAGCTAGTCCACACAAAATAAATTCTATATATCCTTCATATACACGGATTTTGATCCGGACGATTTTTTTGAACGAAAAGTGAAAAGACTTTCACTGTAACAGAGTCATTCCATGAGCTGGTAATTAGAAATTTGGGTATACGAAGTAAGTTTGCCAGCTTACTCATTTCGTGGTACGAGTGAATATTTGGACATAAAATTGGCAACCGAAGTATTTCACATAAAAGGATCATTCTATCTGGCCCATCTAATTGCTTTTTTTCAAGAGCCACTCCTTGCTGGTGTATCTCCTTGATACGATTGAGTCTCTGAAAACTCTATCAATCAAATTTTTTGCTAGCAAGTTTGAGCGGGCAAAAGGTTGTGCTCCAAAATGTGCTGAGAGGGGCAACACAACGGAATAGAATCAATTGTAATCTTGTGGTCCGGTTGTACATATAAATCCCAAAGAAATATGTAATCATCGTTGGACTGGTCCATACTTATTTTCAAATAAGGTTAGAAAGGTCTCAAAACCCATCCCTAAGACAAGAAAAGCGCGCCATGAAAACAAAGTAAAAAAAACATTTGTTTCTCACGCGCCTCCTCAATTAACACGCGGTCTCTAACTCCATATAAAATGAGTTTTGGTTCCACAACATTTACAATATTCATCTGAAAACACTTCGTATATATATTGATAATGCAAAAAAAATGATCCTTAATGCGCAAATTAAATATCCTAGTCAAAATATCCTAACAAAAATATCTATCGTCGGAACTTTATACCAAGAAAGGCCCAAAGAATATTGGGCATTATTGCAGACAAGCTAGGCAGAATCTATCCACCATCCATGCGCAAGAAAGGAATTTGGATTCCAATAAGCAAGCACAAGGGAAATCACTTTTTATTGCTGGCCTGAGCTTGACCGGGCAGGCTAAGCAAAAGTCTCCCCCTACAAAACTAAAAATGGGCCGCCCGAGAGCGACCCCGGGCCAGTCCAGGCCACCAACGGAATCGCATGAGAGAAAGCGACGTGGGCGTCCGATCGGGCAGCGCACGGATCTCGAGGCGGCATCGCCGGTCCACGTCGGCCGGGGAGCGCACGGGAAATTACGATCGTGCCATGCGGAAAGGACGACCGCGATGGGAAAAGCGTATCGAAAATATCGCGGTGACCGGTCCACGTGGCCATCCCGATCTGCGCTTTATTCCCTTTTGCGGCCATTAAATTATCCCCCGCCCCCGCCCACCTCATCTCGCCCCACAAAAATATCTTCTTTCTTCCCCTGCTTGGCtaggctcccccctcccccctccaccctccacccacccaccgccgccggccgccggagtTAGCCCGGCAGGTAGAACTAGATGATACGGAGATGGCGAGGGTAAGCCTGCTGATCGGGTGATTCGTCGGGGCTGGATTGGAGCTGAGAGGTTCGGCTGGGTTGGGTTGAATTTTTTGGCTTCTTGATTGGGTTGGGGATCCAATCCGTCCAATCCAAtccaagccatgggggaggaggccggcggctacGATTTTGACTTCGGGGGAGGCGGGGGAGGATATGGCGGGTACGACGGGCGGGTGACGGAGTGGGAGACGGGGCTGCCGGGGTGCGACGAGCTGACCCCGCTCTCGCAGCCGCTGGTGCCGCCGGGGCTCGCCGCGGCGTTCCGCATCCCGCCGGAGCCGGGGCGCACGCTCCTCGACGTGCACCACGCGTCCTCCGCCACCGTGTCCCGCCTCCGCTCCGCCTCCTCCGGCAACGGCCACGCCGGCACCGGCGCCAACGGCGCATCCTTCCCCTCCTTCCccggcaagggggcggcggctggggATGACAGCGGCAACCGGGACAACAACTCTGCCGAGTCGGCCGGGGAGAAgtcggcggcggcgaagcgggcgCGGCTGGTGTGGACGCCGCAGCTGCACAAGCGGTTCGTGGAGGTGGTGGCGCACCTGGGCATCAAGAGCGCCGTGCCCAAGACCATCATGCAGCTGATGAACGTGGAGGGGCTCACCCGCGAGAACGTCGCCAGCCACCTCCAGAAGTACCGCCTCTACGTCAAGCGGATGCAGGGCCTCTCCAACGAGGGGCCCTCCGCCTCCGACCACATCTTCGCCTCCACGCCCGTGCCGCCCAGCCTGCGCGAGCCCCaggtgccccacgccgccgccatgGCCCCCGCCATGTACCACCACCAccccgcgcccatgggcggggtcGCCGCCGGCCACGGCGGCTACTACCAGCAGCAGCACAGCGGCCACGCCGTCTACAACGGGTATGGCGGACACGGCCACGGCGGCGGCGTCTCCTCCTACCCGCACTACCACCACGGCGACCAGTAGGTGAAGATAAAGATCGGTCCAGATTCAGTCATCAACAGATGCTCTGCTTCTCTCTGCTTGTGTGTTTGCTCCTGCTCATCAGTCAGTCAACAGAAGTTGTAATTGTAACCTGTAATCAGTCGGTCAGTCAGTCCAAGATCCATCGTCAGTCTAGCATAGGCCTGTGTGTGTCTCGATCAGTCAATCAGTTCACAGCTGCGGCTGGGCATAAttgttaagaagaagaagaagaagattaatTAACAAGGGGAGCTGAAGTGAAGTTCCCGGGATAAGAAGATTAGCAATAAGAACAGTGTTACAGAGTGTGTGCTCTGTTTGTGTATGTATGTAATACTGCTGCTGGAACTGCGAATCTTGAACTGCTGCCCCCATTTTGGGCAGTGGCAAGATCATAATATGAAGCCCAACAAGGGAATTAGGATTGTGATTGATAACCTACATGTATGTATGAGTGTGAGCTTTGTACGTAGTCTACGGTATAGACTAGTGTAGCATGCGTGTGTGCAGTTTTCCCCTGAAGCACACACGTTCCTCCACCTCGATCATGGCCTCCCACGATCACCATCGTGGCCCAGACGCCCTCTGATCCAACTGTATATGTACCCCCCAGATCAATGCAAAGAGCGTGTTCGATCTCTCCACTGAAACAGTGATCTTGTACTTGTGAATGTGTCCTGTCCGGCCATTTTGGGACCTGAATATCAAAATTGGTACTGGCTGTGATCTCTTTCCTAACTTAAGCATGCGCTCTGCTGCTGGAACTGCACATTTTGGGCATGACAGGGCAAGACAAAATCCCAATTACTAGAAAGAAAATTAGCATTGTGATGTTGAACCGAATGTTGTCGCTCTTATCAACCATTTTGGGATCTGATGTTCAGAGAGGGAACTAACTTGGAACTGGCTGTGATGTAATCTGTGATCTGATGTACAACTAACTGTACATCTTAGCTGCAGCTCCCATTTCGGGCAGGGAAGGAGAAAGTCCCAATCTGAAACCCAGCAAAGGAAATTAGGACTGTGATCTGGTACCGAATGTTGTCATGTCCTGACCAACCTACCATTTCTGGGTCCAAAATTCAGGCAAAGAACCGACTGGGATCTCTGTCCAAATTTAGGCACATACATTTTCCCACCTCAGCAGGTTGTTGCGCCTAAACCATCccagacaagaagaagaagatcctTGCTGCTCTCTGAAGCGACGCGTTTGCTTTTGTCCTGACCAAATTTTCCTTCCCAAGATGGTTGCGGCTACAGCAGCACACATTCAGTAGCACAAGATGAGAGTCCAAATGCGTTTCAGGAAGCTGAAATTCTGTGATCCGTTCAATGATATAGATTCCGGCATCGCGGTCTGGCTCCACTAGTGTACCGGCTGGTCTGGCGTCGTGGATAAAGATTGGGACGAAATCGAGAAAGATGTGGCCATATGGGCCTGCAAGTGGGGTGTCTGACAGAGACCGGGACCTGTGATGCTCGTCTGTAGCTGCAGCTGACGAGAGGAGGAGAAAAGTGCACGTATGTATCTCTGTATGTGTGTCTCCAGCCCGTGCGTTATCCATCACCTGTGTGCTGTCTGAACTACACTTCTTTCTTCTTGATTACACCAGTCCCAAGCCTTCAGACTTATTCGGATTTTCAGCACCGTTTTCAGTGTAATCTGAGATTCGAAGCTACGATATTTCCAAGGGAAACGTTGGGTACCGGcggaccggccgaagcttcggccagTCGCGCACGCACTGCTCGATCGTGTAGTCATCCACGGCTCAACATTTCCCGATCCACGTTTGCATCGCTGGTTTTCCCTTTCTTGGCTCATCACGTGCCCGTGGCCCAGCACGTACGGCCGCTCGTTCAGCCTTCCTCGTATCTTCTTCACACGAGTAGCGCACCagttgctcaaaaaaaaaaaaaaacaaggagCGCACCCAGGTCGTCTTCAAAGCTTTATCTTTCACCAACTGCCCGCtgaagcttcgaggtgggttggGGAAAGAGCTGCAACCACAACCCGATGAAGCTGCATCCGTTTGTCGGCTATGTTGTGACCATGGCGACCATGGCCATGCCCACATCATCATGGCGCTGCGAGCTCGAGGGCCGGTGGGGGTGCTGCGTGTTGCGACTGTGGTGATTGTGTGTTGGACCAACGTCGTGGCGTGCTGGAACCGGTGACAATTTTTGCTGCATCGCCTCATGGTGGAGCTAGGACGCGACGGCGAGGACAACATTTTTTGTTGCAACTGTCGTTCGATTTTGCTACAATCGATGAGAAAATTTGCTACATAAATTAATGCCAGAGATGCAACCTGGGACGACAACGAGGACAATTTTTGTTGCAACTGTCGTTGTATTTTGCTACAATCGTTGACAAAATTTGCTACATCTCTCGTTATTTTTCTGCTACATAAATCTTTATTTTTTCGCTTCCTTCTTCCTATTGCCTCGTTGCTTCTTTCGTCTCTCGTTAGGCCGCAAGCATCTCCTTTCTCACGCACCTCAAACTGTTCCCCTGCCGATGCTACAACTGGACAGATCTTTTGCTGGAATAGGTGGCATTTTTTGCTGAAATCGGCGTTGCTTTTTGCTGTGTGTGTGCTGCAACCAGATCTATGCAACCGGAAATCTGAAACCGGCACGTGAGAAAGCAACAACCGTCCATGAAAAAACATCAACCGGCTATGGTTGAAGCCGGCCAGTGCTACAACCATTGGCAGAAAAAGGTTCAACCGtatatgaaaaagcttcaatcAGGCAGCAAAAAAAGGTGCGACCATAgattaaaaaagcttcaaccggacaGTGCGCAACAGAAAAAGTTGCAACCATTGAtagaaaaagcttcaaccgtagataaaaaagcttcaaccaaagACAGACAATGAAAAAAAGCTTCATAAAGGCTCACGTTTCCACGGAAGCTGCAACCGGCGTCGGCGGGTGCTGCAACTGGCGAAGACCAATGCTACAACCAGCGATGGTGAAGCTGCAACCATGCAGTTCATAGCTACAACCCGACATGAAAAAAGCTCTGACCAGCGAGCATGGAAGCTACGACCAGTG
Coding sequences within:
- the LOC123080986 gene encoding transcription factor PCL1, which encodes MGEEAGGYDFDFGGGGGGYGGYDGRVTEWETGLPGCDELTPLSQPLVPPGLAAAFRIPPEPGRTLLDVHHASSATVSRLRSASSGNGHAGTGANGASFPSFPGKGAAAGDDSGNRDNNSAESAGEKSAAAKRARLVWTPQLHKRFVEVVAHLGIKSAVPKTIMQLMNVEGLTRENVASHLQKYRLYVKRMQGLSNEGPSASDHIFASTPVPPSLREPQVPHAAAMAPAMYHHHPAPMGGVAAGHGGYYQQQHSGHAVYNGYGGHGHGGGVSSYPHYHHGDQ